In Rariglobus hedericola, the following proteins share a genomic window:
- the map gene encoding type I methionyl aminopeptidase — protein MIPIKNKEGIARMRESCAIAALVLKQLKELVRPGITTYDLDQAARDFIAQHGAKSACYGYQIGNRRFPAYTCLSVNEEVVHGIGSMKRVLHDGDVVSLDVVIEYNGYIGDNATTVPLGSVSPRVAELLKVSEEALYLGIKEAVVGNRIGNISHAIQTYVEAHGFGVVRDLVGHGVGISMHEDPQIPNFGRKNSGDKIKPGMTLAIEPMVNLGTYRTKTLSDGWTIVTADNLPAAHFEHTVLTTENGPEILTIPKPL, from the coding sequence ATGATTCCCATTAAAAACAAAGAAGGGATCGCGCGGATGCGTGAGTCCTGTGCGATTGCCGCCCTCGTGTTAAAACAGCTTAAAGAGCTCGTTCGCCCGGGGATCACGACCTATGACTTGGATCAGGCTGCACGCGATTTCATCGCCCAGCACGGAGCTAAGAGTGCCTGTTATGGCTACCAGATCGGCAACCGCCGGTTTCCTGCCTACACCTGTCTTTCGGTTAACGAAGAGGTGGTCCACGGCATCGGGTCAATGAAGCGCGTCCTGCACGACGGCGATGTCGTCTCCTTGGATGTCGTTATCGAATATAACGGCTACATCGGCGACAATGCCACCACGGTCCCCCTCGGCTCGGTTTCACCTCGTGTGGCTGAATTGCTAAAGGTTTCCGAAGAGGCCCTCTATCTCGGGATCAAAGAGGCTGTTGTTGGCAATCGCATCGGCAACATCTCCCACGCGATCCAGACATATGTTGAAGCCCATGGCTTCGGTGTTGTTCGCGATCTCGTCGGACACGGAGTTGGCATTTCGATGCATGAAGATCCGCAGATCCCGAACTTCGGCCGCAAGAATTCAGGTGATAAGATCAAGCCCGGCATGACGCTCGCCATAGAGCCCATGGTAAACTTGGGGACCTATCGCACGAAGACCTTGAGTGATGGCTGGACCATCGTCACCGCCGACAATCTGCCCGCCGCGCACTTCGAACACACCGTGCTCACCACAGAAAATGGCCCCGAGATCCTGACGATCCCGAAGCCCCTCTGA